A window of Streptomyces sp. NBC_01224 genomic DNA:
TGGCCGCAAGGTGATCTGGGCGGGCGGCGGCAAGCCCGTCCTCGCCTTCGAGACGGTGAAGACCGGGGTGCAGAAGGACGGCACGCCGAGCAGGCTGCACATCATCACCGACGCGACCACCGGCAAGAAGCTCCAGAGCTACGAGGCGATCGAGACCGGCGTCGGCAACAGCCAGTACAGCGGCCAGGTCGACCTGACGACCACCGCGGCCGGCTCCGGTTTCGAGCTGACCGACGGCGACCGCGGCGGCCACAAGACGTACGACCTCAACCAGGGCGAGAGCGGCACCGGTGACCTCGTCACGGACGACGACGACACCTGGGGCGACGGCACCGGCGACGACCGCCAGACCGCCGCCGTCGACGCCGCCTACGGTGCTGCGAAGACCTGGGACTTCTACAAGTCGGCGTTCGGCCGCGACGGCATCGCCGGTGACGGCAAGGCCGCGTACTCGCGGGTCCACTACGGCGACGGGTACGTCAACGCGTTCTGGGACGACAGCTGCTTCTGCATGACGTACGGCGACGGCGCCGACAACAAGAGCGCGCTGACCGCTCTCGACGTCGCGGGTCACGAGATGAGCCACGGCCTGACCGCGTCCACCGCCAACCTCGACTACTTCGGGGAGTCCGGCGGTCTGAACGAGGCGACCAGCGACATCCTCGGCACCTCGGTGGAGTTCGCCGCCGACAACAGCACGGACGTCGGCGACTACCTCATCGGCGAGAAGATCGACATCAACGGCGACGGCACGCCGCTGCGCTACATGGACAAGCCGAGCAAGGACGGCGGCTCCGCGGACTACTGGGACAGCAGCGTCGGCGACCTCGACGTGCACTACTCCTCCGGCGTCGCCAACCACTTCTTCTACCTGCTGTCCGAGGGCAGCGGCGCGAAGACGATCAACGGCGTCGACTACGACTCCCCGACCATCGACGGCTCGACGGTCACCGGCATCGGCCGGGACAAGGCCGTCCAGATCTGGTACAAGGCCCTCTCCGAGTACATGACGTCGACCACCGACTACGCGGCCGCCCGCACGGCGACCGAGAAGGCGGCGACCGACCTGTACGGGGCGGACAGCGCCGAGCTCGCGGCAGTCGACGCCGCCTGGAGCGGCGTCAATGTGAAGTAGCCCCACTGCTGTACGCGGGAGCCGGTCAGCCCTTCGAGGCGGGCCGGCTCCTGCCGTACAGCCAGGTGTTCCAGAGCGCCGTCAGATCCTGACCGGTCGCCTTCTCCACATAGGCGGTGAAGTCGGCGGTCGACGCGTTGCCGTGCCGGTGGGCCTGCGTCCAGCCCCTGACGAGCGCGAAGAAACGCTCGTCGTCGCCCACAGCCTGCCGGATCTTGTGGATGACCATCGCCCCGCGCCCGTACACCGGCGCCTGCGAGATGTCCGCGGCGGTCGGCGGATCGGCGGGCGGAAAGGCCCAGTTGTCGTCGTCGGCGAAGGCGGCGTCGAACCGTTTCTGGACCGGGTTGCCCTCCTGGTTGTCCTCCCACAGCCACTCCGCGTAGGTCGCGAAGCCCTCGTTGAGCCACATGTCCCGCCAGCTCTTGGGCGTGACGGAGTCCCCGAACCACTGGTGGGCCATCTCGTGGACGAGCAGTCCGGCGTCCGGCGGCCCCGGGAAGAACGGCC
This region includes:
- a CDS encoding M4 family metallopeptidase, producing the protein MTPHMNTRRAAALAAVAAMVVVGVQTGAANAAPDNGNDGPSAPRSAAPFGANSASQRTAAIKSAQSDASSTADSLGLGSQEKLITRDVVKDADGTVHTRYERTYAGLPVIGGDLVTHTTRSGKLKSVTKATGARISVPSTTAKIKTAASGRKVIWAGGGKPVLAFETVKTGVQKDGTPSRLHIITDATTGKKLQSYEAIETGVGNSQYSGQVDLTTTAAGSGFELTDGDRGGHKTYDLNQGESGTGDLVTDDDDTWGDGTGDDRQTAAVDAAYGAAKTWDFYKSAFGRDGIAGDGKAAYSRVHYGDGYVNAFWDDSCFCMTYGDGADNKSALTALDVAGHEMSHGLTASTANLDYFGESGGLNEATSDILGTSVEFAADNSTDVGDYLIGEKIDINGDGTPLRYMDKPSKDGGSADYWDSSVGDLDVHYSSGVANHFFYLLSEGSGAKTINGVDYDSPTIDGSTVTGIGRDKAVQIWYKALSEYMTSTTDYAAARTATEKAATDLYGADSAELAAVDAAWSGVNVK